ATTAAAATATCAACTACTAGTACTATTACTAGTAATAGTATGCCTGTAGCTAATGCTGGTGCAAATAAAACTGTTGTTTTACCAAATTCAGTAACTTTTAATGGCACAGGAACAGATTCTGATGGTACAATTGAAGGATATTCCTGGAAGAAGATTCTTGGTGCTGACTGTGTACTTTCAGGTGAAAATACAGCAAATTTAACAGTAAGTGATTTAAGCACTGGATTTTATGAATTTAGTCTGACTGTTACAGATAATGCTGGAAGTACAAATACTGATAATGTTGCTGTTATAGTATTTCCAGAATCAGGTAATTTTTCTTTTGCTATAAATAGTGGTGGCGATGCTCTAACAGGCGATGATGGGACAGTATATGTAAAAGATTATTTTTATTCAGGTGGTGACAAGAAAACAAAACTAAATGATCAAATTGATGGAACACAGGATCAGGAATTATATCAATATTACAGGAATGGAATTTTCTCTTATGCGATTCCAATTGTCAACGGAGAGTACAAAGTTACCTTAAAGATGATGGAAAGTTATTGGACCTCTGCAGGGGAGAGACTTTTTAACGTGAAAATGGAGGGTAATAATGTTATTGAAAACCTTGATATAGTTGAAAAAGTTGGTTCTAAATTTGTTGCTTATGATGAAACACATACCGTAACAGTTACAGACGGAGAACTAAACATTAATTTTACCGCATCTAAAGATTATGGAATACTATGTGCACTTGTGATTGAAAGTACTGGAGTTACAACTTCAACAAACACACTATCAGGAGTAAACACAGGTCGGGATGTGACTGTTTATCCAAATCCTGTAAAAAACTATGTTATCGTTGATAATATAGCAGGTTTTAGACAGATTAAATTGATAGATGTACAAGGCAAGATAGTTAAGACTATTTATATTAGCTCAAATCAAGAAAAAATTGACCTAAATAATATTTACAGTGGAATGTATACAATTCAATTAATTGATGAGAATTTATCTGTTGTTACTAAGAAGATTATTGTGGAATAATAATAACCTACTACCTAAATACTGAAAGTGAAAATCTACACCTGGAAGGTGTGGCATTAAAATAACCCATGGAAGGTGGTTTTAATGTATTGAGAGTAAAACATTTTTGTTGTTTCTGGTTTTTGCACTCAATAGTGAAGCTCCATACCAAAAGCCCCAATATTTGAACAATGACAGGATAGCAAGCAGAGCTATTTATTATGACCATTTCAGACTGAATAAAAAATTATATTGTAGTGGCTGAAAATTAATTCCGCGCTATTATTAATCAACCTAAATTCAAAAAATGAATAAGATTATTTTTATTACAAGCTTATTATTTTGTACATACCTGGCTGGAGCGCAAAAATTTAATATCAGGCATTCTTTAATCCGTTCCTATAAGCCGGATTTTTCGAACGAATTAATACATATTGATCTGGATAAAGATGGTGATCCGGATGTTATAAAAACTACGCTTTCTGATTCCATTCCCATGTATTGGATTGACGACGATGATGACATGCAAACGACAGATAGGGAGGGCGATTTAGATAACGATTGTTTGCTTATTGACCGAAATCGTGATGGTATTTTTGCCGGCCCGGGAGACCTAAGCATCGACTGGGTGGATAACAATGGCGATGGCATTGCCGATATGCAGGTTGTGGTAGAAAACAGCGAGCCTGAGAGTAAAAGTGGTTGGAGATGGAATAGTAATTATATGTGGATCATCGATCAGGAACAAGACGAGACATTCAATTATATTAACTGGAAAGATTTGGTATTACGCTGTTGGGAGCATTACGGTGCATCTCATTTTTATGAAGATTATCACGGACAAACCTTATTTCAAAAAGCGTCTATTCCCAGTTATCGCTACAGCGATTTACGTTACAGTTGGGAAAACCCATTCCTGTTTTATGATCTAGACGACGATGGATTGTCGGAAGTGGCTATTCGCCTGGAGGACAGTGGCCGGTTTACTAATAAAAAATCGAAGGACAGCAGTTTAATTGATACCTACCCAACAGCAATGATCGACCATGTGTATATGGGGTTTGATATGGACAATGATAATGCTCCATCGAACGAATTCGATTTTGATATGGGAATCCGCTTTTCGGGTGAAGGATTTTCTTATGCCAGTCAGGTTCACAAATTTGAAAACATGCGAGGACTACCAGACGCTGAAAGTTTGTTTTTTGATAATCGTTGGAGAGAACTCAATGAATTGATTTATACCGATCATGATTCGGCGTGGGATTTTGTTTTTAAGAAAGGAAAATGGGAGGAATGCTGGTTTGTATTCGACGAAGATGATGATTGCGAACGTTGGGAACGAGTAGAATTTTACGAACCTAAAGATCCATTCAAAATTGGCATGAACAATGGTGGGATTGATCATAATCCACAAGCTGATGCCGTGGGAGATCGTGGCGAGTGGGACATGGATAATTCGGGGAAAGGGAAGCTTTATATTGGTTTTGACAGCCGAATACATTTGTACGGAGCCGAAAGCGGTATCTGGAGAATTGATCAGGATGCCGGTTCGTATCAGGGCTGGGGCGGGTTATATGACGATAAGTATAAGAGAGATCAGCAAATACCTGAAACATTTGCTACAATTGGCTACGAAGACACCAACAACGATGGTTTTCTGGATTTGATAAAATACGATTTAAACGGCGATACAATTTTTGAGGAAGCATATAGTTTGATCAAACTGGGAATAAAACCAGATTACCAGCTTTACAATACAAAGGATAATAATCCTGAAGACATAAATGAACTATTTAGAAAAGCAAGTACTCAGATGTGGGAGCAGGCAGAAGCAGCGGTCGAAGCAGCAAAAAAATACAACATTAACTATAAATGGTACAGCCCGTTATTGCATCCCAAGAGTTTAAATGAGAAATACAGACACGGATATTGGTTGCAACTATATTTGTTTCGCGATATGCTGCAATACGCCCAAGATACAACTAACCCAAAACTGGAAAGACAAATATTATCAGCGTATTTTCAGCAGGATTGGGAATTATTGCTCAATAACTAAACTTTAAGAATTTGCGAAATGTCTGTTTTCTTTTCCGGCAATTTACAACTCTCTCTTAAATTCAACTTTCCAAAGTCCCCGGAAATCATTCAATTGATAACCCGTTGCCAAATCATTCGGATACAATTGTTCCAATTTTTGTTTGGTGGCTGCATTAATATCCGTTTCCGGATTTCCGTGACATTTTAAACACGCCGGCATCCCTGTTCTGATCGGCTTATAATACACCAAGTCATTACCTCTTTGCAATACCGTATCGGCCAGTTGTTCGTTGGCAAAAAGTTCCCACATTAGTTTTTCCTGCACGGTACTCAGAGCATTAAGCGGATTACGGTTTTTGGCCGAAACTCTTGAAATGTCACAATCAAATATTCCTTTCAAACTATCTACAATTGAGCTTGCTTCAAGGTTACAGAATTCAACCGCGTATTCCGTTCCGCCTGTTTGAATGGCTTTCCCCACATTACTTAAAAGCACTGCTTGTACATTTGCGGTAATTTCCTGTCCACTGTTTTGATACTTTTTATAGGTTTCCTTATCCAGTTTCGGAAAACAGGCGAAGCAAAGAAACACAAGAAGAATTGGATAAATTTTGTTTGCCATAACTCACATTTCTTAAATAGTTCAAAATATCTTTAATTCCTAAACTGCAAGTTCCGCTTTATTTGTTAAATCACAAAATCAACGATCATTTCGGAATCAAATATACTTTCAAAAGGGGTGTATACTGAAGAATGGTGAGATCAGATTCGGTGAAACTCTGGTAACTTTGTTCGGCAACTTATGGATACTATAATAATACGACTTAATTTATAGCAAAGGGGCTGTCCGTTAAAAAATGGACAGCCCCTTCTTTTTTATTTCAGTAATACCAATCAGTAACTGATTTGAGCTTTAAGCTGCTTTATATTTTACAATTATCTGTCAGTATTAACCATTCTAATCTCAAATTTTGCATATGGCATATTCTGAAATAGAATTGATATAAATTCTTTACAATTATACTATTCCCATCCCGGATTTTGTACGATATTCGGATTTATAGAAGTTACACTGTAAGGATAAGGGAAGTACTCATGTTTTCCTTCTTTAAAGCCAACTATCTTGCCTTCGTTTGGATTTGAATATGTGAGATAGCCTCTGTGTTTAGCCTCTCCGTCGTTAATTGCATCTTTTAAAGATGGAATGTTTGTTCCGGCAGTTTTTACTTTCTCAAGTTCTCCCCATCGTTTCATATCAATCCACCGTGCACCTTCGCACCACAACTCATAATTTCGCTCTTTTTTTACATCCTCCAGAGTTAGTTCAGAACTGATGTAATCTGATCCTGCACGTTCCTGTACCATTTGAAGGTATTGAAGACCATCATTGTCGTTTGTGCGGGCACAAGCTTCAGCATACAAAAGAAGTACATCGGCATATCTTTCAATTATAAAATTATTGAATCGGTACCAGTTGGTTGTACGATCTTCATCAGAAGCAATGTGTTTTTTCTGAAGATACATGCTTTGTCCGTAAAGTCCATCCGGATTGATAATCCCTCTGTTTTCATCTGTAAGCTTATCTTCTACAGTTGGATTTTCATCATCGCTATTCCATTCAAGTTCCGTAATAAACTCATCATATGATACCATTGTAGCCTTGCGACGGTAAGAGTCGCCATCGTTTGCTGCGAATTCGTTGGCAAAATCCTCTTCGATAGCCAAACCTCCCCATCCTTGGTCTGACTGACATAACGGCTTACTTGCAAGTCGAGAAGTTCTCCATCCCCAAAGGTTCAACTCCATCCATGTAGAGCGTTGTATTTTTCCGCCCCAGTCGCCAAGGCTGGCATTGTTAATCAGGTTTGTTTCGAATATTTTCTCTTCAGATCCATCACCACTGAGATGGAAAAGGTCGGCCCATTCTTCTCCGGGAACAAGAGCATATTTTTCGGAAGAGATTACCTTTTTAAGTGCTGTTTTGGCACCTTCGTAGTCTCCTTTATACATAAGAGCTTTTCCCTGAACAGTCCAGGCAAAACCTTTAGTAACCTTAACAGCTCCATCTTTGTCACTTGTACTTTCACGCTCGTCCAGGTATTGTACGGCATCTGCACACTCATCTGCACACCACTGAAGAAGTGCCTCATGCCCACCTTCATAGTTCAATGGTTTGTCTGTTCCAACAAGCACATGATCAATAAGAGGAGGAGCTCCCCATGCCATTGCGGCCATCATATGACACCAGGCACGCATTATTCTGGCTTCAGAAATACAACGGTCTTTTACATCACTTTCACCGTACTCAAAATTATCAATAACAAGATTTGAGTGATAGATTACAAAGTAAAATCGTTTATACATAGTAGAAACAACCGAGCTTTGTGTATCGAAACGAAATTCGTTAATGCTGGCAATATGATCATTATCTCCATAGTACTCTCCAGCTGCCAGTATGTTGTCTGCACAATAGTTGAAAATAATGTTATAGGGAACAATAATTCCGTCATTACCTCCAATGTTTGTAGCAAAATCAGCATATGCATCGGTTAGAGCAGATTTGGCATCTTCATCTGTCTCATAAAATGCCTCTATATCAATAACACCTTTCTGTTCAATGTCCAGATTGTCCTCACTACAGGCAGAGAATAATACCACTGCACTAAATAGAAAAAGGAGTATATTATATTTTTTCATATCGTTTTAATTTAGAATGTAATATTTAAACCAAATGTAACCTTCTTGGATTGAGG
This is a stretch of genomic DNA from uncultured Draconibacterium sp.. It encodes these proteins:
- a CDS encoding malectin domain-containing carbohydrate-binding protein — translated: MNKGIFLFIYLVSFAFIARLNAQSLPINIDFEGFVDGQKLTESMLQDDMGLSVEFFQGSGKSVIDKSVSFSGESSLKVVYNKGEIGPDAGCQFPVIFNPEDEVYVSYNFMLGEDFLWGGTDDFGGKLPGLASTGLCGGNMYCDGTDGFSARFMWGKEGDFRLYLYHMDKTIISGESHIYFTSGSDRFHLQRGVWYTLTERVKINTGNNKDGEVQCWLDGHEFANLTNIRFVNNGDKVDRFYFTTFYGGAQSCAPAHDCHIWFDNIKISTTSTITSNSMPVANAGANKTVVLPNSVTFNGTGTDSDGTIEGYSWKKILGADCVLSGENTANLTVSDLSTGFYEFSLTVTDNAGSTNTDNVAVIVFPESGNFSFAINSGGDALTGDDGTVYVKDYFYSGGDKKTKLNDQIDGTQDQELYQYYRNGIFSYAIPIVNGEYKVTLKMMESYWTSAGERLFNVKMEGNNVIENLDIVEKVGSKFVAYDETHTVTVTDGELNINFTASKDYGILCALVIESTGVTTSTNTLSGVNTGRDVTVYPNPVKNYVIVDNIAGFRQIKLIDVQGKIVKTIYISSNQEKIDLNNIYSGMYTIQLIDENLSVVTKKIIVE
- a CDS encoding DUF3365 domain-containing protein produces the protein MANKIYPILLVFLCFACFPKLDKETYKKYQNSGQEITANVQAVLLSNVGKAIQTGGTEYAVEFCNLEASSIVDSLKGIFDCDISRVSAKNRNPLNALSTVQEKLMWELFANEQLADTVLQRGNDLVYYKPIRTGMPACLKCHGNPETDINAATKQKLEQLYPNDLATGYQLNDFRGLWKVEFKREL
- a CDS encoding RagB/SusD family nutrient uptake outer membrane protein, which gives rise to MKKYNILLFLFSAVVLFSACSEDNLDIEQKGVIDIEAFYETDEDAKSALTDAYADFATNIGGNDGIIVPYNIIFNYCADNILAAGEYYGDNDHIASINEFRFDTQSSVVSTMYKRFYFVIYHSNLVIDNFEYGESDVKDRCISEARIMRAWCHMMAAMAWGAPPLIDHVLVGTDKPLNYEGGHEALLQWCADECADAVQYLDERESTSDKDGAVKVTKGFAWTVQGKALMYKGDYEGAKTALKKVISSEKYALVPGEEWADLFHLSGDGSEEKIFETNLINNASLGDWGGKIQRSTWMELNLWGWRTSRLASKPLCQSDQGWGGLAIEEDFANEFAANDGDSYRRKATMVSYDEFITELEWNSDDENPTVEDKLTDENRGIINPDGLYGQSMYLQKKHIASDEDRTTNWYRFNNFIIERYADVLLLYAEACARTNDNDGLQYLQMVQERAGSDYISSELTLEDVKKERNYELWCEGARWIDMKRWGELEKVKTAGTNIPSLKDAINDGEAKHRGYLTYSNPNEGKIVGFKEGKHEYFPYPYSVTSINPNIVQNPGWE